The genome window CGAAGTTGCGGCCTAGTTCTGTTTTCAAAAACTCGGTCTGCACAATTGCTTTGTCCACCATCGTGTAAAATGGCTTCATCATCTCATATCCCGTCAGCGCGGGATCGGGGAAACTGTGCGGGAACAGTACACTCTTGGGTAGGAACATCTTCAAAAACGTAAACCCGGATACCGTGTAGATGACATGCTCTATATTTTGGCTATAAATCTGGTCCAGCACGATATCGTAGTTCACCAGGTCACCTTTCTCATGCTCATACCCCGGCAACCAGTCGTATCCGCTGACATGACGCTCCGGCGAGATGAACACAATCTCCACGCCCAGCTCCAGGCCGATCTGCTTCAGCCGATCCGCAAATACACGCGGCCCCTGTGCTTCTGTGAATTGAATTTTACGCATTACAAGTCCGACTTTACGCAAGCTTCTCACCCCTCATTTCTATTCCTCACGCATCTGCTTCATGCACTGTTCCAGCGTCGCTGTCGTCTCAAGCCACTGGTTATTCAGCTGTTCCTTCGGCCATACACATTCCTCACTTCTCAGGTCACCATCAATCAAACGCAGCATCCAGAGTGAGAATACAATAGCATAGGCGTTGTACCATCCTGCCAAAGAATCCCGTTCAATCTGCACGCCCAGGCTCTCTAGTTTGTCCAAATAAATGTCTATGACCCGCTCTCGCAAAGCAGGCGTAACCGTTCTGGGAAACAGCGGATGCGAGAGATCTACCAGATGGTACATGTCCCAGAGCGGCGTATTCAGATGGGCATGCTCCCAGTCCAAGACAACCAGCCTACCGTCAACTTCCGCCAGATTCCCGGGATGCAGATCTCCGTGACACAGAACGGTAGGAAGTTCTTCCTCTGCTGTGAGAATCAACATGGCAATCTTGTCCCAATCCGATGAAGACAACCGCATATCCAGCGTAGACAACAGGTCATCCACAGATTGTCTGTGCATCTGCAACTCATCCAACATGGTGCGAATAGACGGTTTCTGGCCCACGCGAGGCAACTCGCTCCATTCCGTAACAGGCAACGCATGCCACATTGCCATATGCACCGCTGTGTTCAGCATTGTCACTTCTTGCGAATCATGTACCAGTTGCCCCAGATCCTCATAGATCATCCAGCTCTGTGCCGGTGCAATGGTAGGGTCCGACGTTGCAACAAGCTGCGGATAGATGGGGGGTAGACCAGACATCACACGCTCGTACATCCATCGTTCTCGTCCGTGCTGTGCGGGATTCGTCAGCGGTTTAAAAATATAACTTTTACCGGTAGGAACAGTAAATCGCTCCACATATCGTCCGTTCATTCCTTTATACAACTGTTCGCGGCTTGTTATATGGTGATCATCCAGCATTCCTTCGGGTGTCACCCAGCTATATGCATCCATCTCATCTTTCACGCAATCCACCATCCGTTTCGTTCTTCCTGCTGCTCCGATGTTGATTTCTATTCATCATACGTTGCCTCTCTCAAGCCTGCAAGCTTTGTTCGTAAGCGCTTATTCCGTGTTTCCAATTAGAGTTTCAAAATTGCTTGTTGCATTTTAGTTAGTAACCACTTACTATACGAATATGAAGAACAAACCTCATGTGGATAGTAAAAAGAAAGATATTTTACAAGCGGCGATGCGCTTGTTTGCAACCAAAGGCGTTGACGGCATATCCGTCAAAGAGATCGGTGACGCCGCCGGAGTAACCGATGCGGCGATCTACAAACATTTTAAAAACAAAGATGCCGTTGCCCTGGAAGCCTTCACTCAATACTGCGCGGACTATACTTCACTGATTGACGGGTATGTTCGACAGGAAGGTCCCGTGTTGAAACGCTTCAAGCAACTGATTACCGAGGTTCTTCACCTGCACGATGAAGATCCCTACGGACTGCTGTTGATCTCACAGAATCATGAAATATTCATTGAAGCCGGCAGCAGTGAGGACTACCGTCAGCCATTGGATGCGTTAATGG of Paenibacillus sp. FSL R5-0517 contains these proteins:
- a CDS encoding aminoglycoside phosphotransferase family protein, which encodes MVDCVKDEMDAYSWVTPEGMLDDHHITSREQLYKGMNGRYVERFTVPTGKSYIFKPLTNPAQHGRERWMYERVMSGLPPIYPQLVATSDPTIAPAQSWMIYEDLGQLVHDSQEVTMLNTAVHMAMWHALPVTEWSELPRVGQKPSIRTMLDELQMHRQSVDDLLSTLDMRLSSSDWDKIAMLILTAEEELPTVLCHGDLHPGNLAEVDGRLVVLDWEHAHLNTPLWDMYHLVDLSHPLFPRTVTPALRERVIDIYLDKLESLGVQIERDSLAGWYNAYAIVFSLWMLRLIDGDLRSEECVWPKEQLNNQWLETTATLEQCMKQMREE
- a CDS encoding TetR/AcrR family transcriptional regulator, translating into MKNKPHVDSKKKDILQAAMRLFATKGVDGISVKEIGDAAGVTDAAIYKHFKNKDAVALEAFTQYCADYTSLIDGYVRQEGPVLKRFKQLITEVLHLHDEDPYGLLLISQNHEIFIEAGSSEDYRQPLDALMDLIDQGMMRGELPQQDSRLTAVLVIGAITRMAVSSMQGELPELLVPYTGETVHRLSLMLGQVPQE